Proteins from a single region of Pyrus communis chromosome 6, drPyrComm1.1, whole genome shotgun sequence:
- the LOC137738459 gene encoding geraniol 8-hydroxylase-like, whose amino-acid sequence MYLCPLNCGKIYRLGEEMDFLSCILLGLMVAWISIHTLYYSLGRRSLDTTRLPPGPNPLPFIGNLLELGNKPHLSLTKLSQRYGPIMTLHLGQITTVVISSSTVAKEVLRTHDQLFCNRTVPDALQACQHSTYSMAWIPVSATWKNLRKTCNSQLFTTKILDANQANRHLKVQELISDVNESAVKGEVVDIGRAAFKTTLNLLSRTIFSVDLVDPHSARAREFKELVWSILEESLKPNLADYFPVLKRIDPQGIRRRQTGYYRKMFDIFDRLMMQRFESRKELDYAMTNDMLDTLINLSEKKNEDMDMDETQHLFLDLFAAATDTTSSTLEWAMAELLRNPEKLFKAQAELKQTIGKGKLVEESDIGQLPYLQAIIKETFRLYPAAPLLLPRKAEIDVEICGYVVPKGAQVFVNAWAIGRDPGIWDNPDSFMPERFLGSEIDFTGKNFELIPFGGGRRMCPGMPLAVRMVNLMLGSLINCFSNWKLEDGVTLETMNMDQKFGLTLQKAQPLKAVPML is encoded by the exons ATGTATTTATGTCCTCTCAATTGTGGCAAAATTTACAGATTGGGAGAAGAAATGGATTTCTTGAGTTGCATACTACTAGGTCTAATGGTTGCATGGATCTCAATTCACACCCTCTATTATTCGCTTGGAAGAAGATCATTAGATACCACAAGGCTTCCACCAGGACCAAACCCACTTCCCTTCATTGGCAATCTCTTAGAGCTTGGCAACaaaccccatctctctctcaccaAGCTTTCACAACGTTATGGCCCAATTATGACTTTGCATCTCGGCCAAATAACAACCGTGGTAATTTCTTCATCAACCGTCGCCAAAGAAGTCCTCCGAACCCATGACCAACTCTTCTGCAACCGAACCGTCCCAGATGCGCTCCAAGCCTGTCAACATTCCACGTACAGCATGGCGTGGATACCGGTTTCAGCTACATGGAAAAACCTCCGCAAAACATGTAACTCGCAATTGTTCACCACCAAAATTCTCGACGCCAACCAAGCCAACCGTCACCTGAAAGTGCAAGAGCTCATATCCGACGTCAATGAAAGCGCTGTAAAAGGTGAGGTGGTTGATATCGGACGGGCTGCTTTCAAAACTACGCTCAATTTGCTATCGCGTACCATCTTCTCTGTGGATTTAGTGGACCCACACAGTGCTAGGGCGAGAGAGTTCAAGGAGCTGGTATGGAGTATTCTTGAAGAGTCTTTGAAACCTAACTTGGCTGACTATTTTCCTGTGCTGAAAAGGATTGATCCCCAGGGGATACGACGCCGTCAGACCGGTTACTACCGGAAGATGTTTGACATCTTTGATCGCTTGATGATGCAACGGTTTGAATCAAGAAAAGAGCTTGATTATGCCATGACTAATGATATGTTAGATACCCTGATAAACCTtagtgaaaagaaaaatgaggatATGGACATGGATGAAACTCAACATCTGTTCCTG GATCTATTTGCTGCGGCAACAGATACAACGTCATCCACATTGGAATGGGCAATGGCTGAGCTACTCCGCAACccagaaaaattgttcaaagCCCAAGCGGAGCTGAAGCAGACCATCGGAAAAGGAAAACTGGTTGAGGAATCCGACATTGGTCAACTCCCTTACTTACAAGCAATAATCAAGGAGACCTTCCGTCTATACCCAGCAGCACCCTTACTACTTCCCCGAAAAGCCGAAATAGATGTTGAGATCTGCGGGTACGTTGTACCAAAAGGTGCACAAGTGTTTGTTAATGCATGGGCCATAGGAAGAGACCCTGGCATTTGGGACAACCCAGACTCGTTCATGCCAGAGAGGTTTTTGGGATCGGAAATTGATTTTACCGGCAAGAATTTTGAGCTTATTCCGTTTGGTGGTGGGAGGAGAATGTGTCCTGGTATGCCATTGGCAGTGAGAATGGTGAACTTGATGTTGGGTTCGCTTATTAACTGTTTCAGTAATTGGAAGCTTGAAGATGGAGTTACACTAGAGACTATGAACATGGATCAGAAGTTTGGCCTTACCTTACAAAAAGCTCAGCCTCTCAAAGCTGTGCCCATGTTATAG
- the LOC137736260 gene encoding secreted RxLR effector protein 161-like, translating into MQTCLYTLIANKKLKKDNGSEPVDVSLYKSIVGSLSYLTATRPDLMFSTSLLSRFMQNPSKIHMGTTKRVLRYMQGTLDYGIKYEMGTSTILTGFCDSDWGGSEDDSKSTLGYAFTFGLGVFSWASVKQQSVALSTGEANYVSASKATTQAIWLRFILKDFGELQVDAILLLCDNTSAIAMTKNPVFHQRTKHIKRRYHFIKEALQDNTIKLIYCSTEN; encoded by the coding sequence ATGCAAACCTGTCTCTACACCCTAATTGCAAATAAGAAGCTTAAGAAAGATAATGGAAGTGAACCTGTAGATGTTAGTCTCTACAAAAGCATTGTTGGTAGTCTATCGTACCTAACTGCAACAAGGCCAGATCTAATGTTCTCAACAAGCCTACTTTCTAGGTTTATGCAGAATCCTAGCAAGATACACATGGGGACAACAAAGAGAGTTCTAAGATATATGCAAGGAACACTTGATTATGGGATCAAGTATGAAATGGGGACGTCAACTATCCTAACTGGATTTTGTGACAGTGACTGGGGTGGCAGTGAAGATGATAGCAAAAGCACATTGGGCTATGCTTTCACTTTTGGTTTAGGGGTTTTCTCGTGGGCCTCTgtaaagcaacaaagtgttgcaCTGTCCACAGGTGAGGCAAATTATGTGAGTGCATCAAAAGCTACAACTCAAGCTATTTGGCTAAGGTTCATACTTAAAGACTTTGGGGAATTGCAAGTTGATGCCATACTGCTTCTGTGTGACAACACCTCTGCAATCGCCATGACAAAAAACCCAGTATTTCATCAGAGAACAAAGCACATCAAAAGAAGATATCATTTCATCAAAGAGGCATTGCAGGACAACACAATCAAGCTAATCTATTGCAGCACAGAAAATTAG